DNA sequence from the Agromyces aureus genome:
CTGCATTGACGACGGGCTCGACGAGCTGTACCACGGATATGTCCTGAGGGGTTTCGGGGCGCGGGGCGCCGGTGACTTGAGATCGGGGGCGCGAGCGCGCCACACCTTTCGAGACTACCCCGATTGCGCGGCGCGTTGCTCCCGCACGGAACTCGCGTAGACGTCGACGTAGTCCTGCCCGCTCAGGGCGCGGAGCGAGTGCACGAGTTCGTCGGTGACCGACCTCAGGACGAAGCGATCGCCCTCGAGGCCCTCGAAGCGCGTGAAGTCGATCGGCTCGCCGATGATGATGCCGATGCGGCGGACCTTCGGAAGGCGGGTGCCAATGGGCATGACCTTCTCGGTGTCGATCATCGCCACCGGGACGACCGGCACGCCCGCCTCGAGCACCATGCGCGCGACACCGGTGCGGCCGCGGTACAGGCGGGCGTCGGGGCTGCGCGTGCCCTCGGGATAGATGCCGAGGATGCCGCCGCCGCCCAACACGCGGAGTCCGGTGGCGAGCGAGGCCTCGGACGCCTTGCCGCCCGACCGGTCGATCGGGAGCTGTCCGGCGGCCTGGAAGAACATCTTCGTCGCCCAGCCCTTGAGCCCCTTGCCCGTGAAGTACTCGCTCTTGGCGAGGAACACGACCGGACGATCGACGATGAGCGGCAGGAAGATCGAGTCGATGAAGGAGAGGTGGTTGCTGGCGAGCACCACGGCCCCCTGCTTCGGGATGTTCTCGAGGCCGACGACCCAGGGCCGGAAGATCGCGAGGAGGATCGGTCCGACCACGATGTGCTTCATGATCCAGTAGAACACCGCGCTGTCGCTCCTTCCGCTCGCCGGGTCAACCCTATCGCCGGAGCGCGTCAGGCGTGCTCGGCCGCCCAGACGCGCGCGAGATCCGCGGCGCCGACCACGCCCGCGTCGTTGACGAGCTCGGCGATGACGAAGTCCGGCTCGGGGTGGTACCCGCGGGCGGGAAGGTGCTCGAGGTACGCCTCGCGGATCGGGCCGAGGAGCAGCTCGCCCGCCGCGGCGACGCCGCCGCCGAAGACGAAGCGCTGCGGGTCGAGCACGGCCGAGATCGACGCCGAGGCCTCGCCGAGCCAATGCCCGAGCTGTCGGAGCGCGGCGATCGCGCCCGGGTCCTCGGCTTCGATCATCTTGCCGACGATGCCGCCGTCGAGTGCACCGCTCGCCTCGCGGGCGCGAGCCAGCTGCAGGCCGATGCCACCGGCATCCGCGATCTCGTTGGCCATGCGCAGCAGTGCGCGACCCGAGCCGTACATCTCGATGCAGCCGCGCTGGCCGCAGCCGCACGGAAGGCCGCCCGGCACGACCCTGAGGTGGCCGAGCTCGGCTCCGGCGCCGAACCCGCCGCGGAACAGCCGATCGCCGGCGACGATCGCGCCGCCGACGCCCGTGCCGATCGTGAGCATGACCATGTCGCTCACCATGCGGCCCGCGCCGAACCTGAACTCGGCCCAGCCGGCGGCATTCGCGTCGTTGTCGACCACCACGGTCGCGCCCACGCGGGCCTCGAGCTTGGCGCGGAACGGCTCGTTGCGCCAGTCGATGTTCGGCGCGTAGTAGACGGTCGACTGCGCGGCGTCGATGAACCCCGCAGCCGCCACGCCGACGACCACGTCGTCGGCCGCACCGTCGGAGAGCGTGCGGATCATCTCGACGACCGCGTCTTCGAGCAACTGCGAATCGCCGGCTGGCGTAGGAACACGTTCGCTGCGGACGATGCCTCCGGCCTCGTCGACGACCGCTCCCGCGATCTTGGTTCCGCCGATGTCGATGCCGATCGCGTGCACGGTGGATCGCCTTTCCGTTGGGCTGCCGTGGGAGGGTTGCGCGCCGCCCGGGCACTGGGATCCGAGGGCAACCACTAGAGTGTAATGGACCGGGACGTCTCCCCTACAGCGGCCCGGGAGCCCCCCGTTCGACCCCGGTGCCGAAGGAGCTACCGTGATTCAGTTCGAAACCCCCGCTGTCGTCCCCGCCGATCCCGAAGCGAACACGACGGACCTGCTGGTCCAGCGTGTCGCGGCGACTCCAGACTCCGTCCTCTTCTCGCTGCCGACCGCCGACGGCGGCTGGTCGCCCGTGACGACCCGCGAGTTCTACGACCAGGTCATCGCCCTCGCCAAGGGGTTCGTCGCCGCCGGCATCCAGCCGGGCGACAAGGTCGGCCTCATGAGCAAGGTGCGCTACGAGTGGACCCTCATC
Encoded proteins:
- a CDS encoding lysophospholipid acyltransferase family protein, which gives rise to MFYWIMKHIVVGPILLAIFRPWVVGLENIPKQGAVVLASNHLSFIDSIFLPLIVDRPVVFLAKSEYFTGKGLKGWATKMFFQAAGQLPIDRSGGKASEASLATGLRVLGGGGILGIYPEGTRSPDARLYRGRTGVARMVLEAGVPVVPVAMIDTEKVMPIGTRLPKVRRIGIIIGEPIDFTRFEGLEGDRFVLRSVTDELVHSLRALSGQDYVDVYASSVREQRAAQSG
- a CDS encoding ROK family glucokinase, with product MHAIGIDIGGTKIAGAVVDEAGGIVRSERVPTPAGDSQLLEDAVVEMIRTLSDGAADDVVVGVAAAGFIDAAQSTVYYAPNIDWRNEPFRAKLEARVGATVVVDNDANAAGWAEFRFGAGRMVSDMVMLTIGTGVGGAIVAGDRLFRGGFGAGAELGHLRVVPGGLPCGCGQRGCIEMYGSGRALLRMANEIADAGGIGLQLARAREASGALDGGIVGKMIEAEDPGAIAALRQLGHWLGEASASISAVLDPQRFVFGGGVAAAGELLLGPIREAYLEHLPARGYHPEPDFVIAELVNDAGVVGAADLARVWAAEHA